CTTTTTACAATGCTAATTAGATAATTCGTACAATATTTGCCTCTTACAAAAGAGAATAGAGTCCATATCAGCTCTGTTTCTGAGCTATGCACCTTGGTTTTTATCTGCCTTCAGCTTCTGTGCGCAAAAATCTTTTTTAGTCATCCATTTTTGCAATGTTTTGTCATGCATCTAAACTCAACACGGGAACAGGCTGTCAGAATGTCTTGTCGAGTTGCATCTCAGGTCATTCATTACCAGAGAGATTGGGgtttgaatgtactttgtgagAAAGTCTGATTGGTGGTATGTGCAATTGTTATTAGCGCAAATGAATAATTACCTCTGAAGTACCATGTGAAACATTGGCAGCCATAATAACAGTTCTGGTAGTCTGCTTTGCATAGTTCAAAATCTAGAAAATGCTACCCACGTGTAGAAGGATTGCTGGTTCTTCTTTAAAGTttgattttacatttttgttaCACATTTAAAAGTAACTAATTGGGGGTAAAGAGTATGTGGGAGGCATTGCAGTAAGTTTCTGGAATCCTGAAGTTGAAGATTCAAGAAAGGTCTTTGAAAGGATAAATATTGTAGTGTAAGTCATTTATTGAATATGTCTTAGTttaaaccaaccaaacaaacaaaaccaaacagctcTTAATTAGTTTTAATATCACACTGACTGTCTTTTGGACAGACATCCCATTCTTTTCCAAAGATAAGATACTAGTGATAGGAATTCTCTCCACTTTTGCACATCCAGTGCTTCTGATTAAATTGTTGCAATTTTGAATAAAAAGGTACTTTtattcctctccctccctccattttttctgttccttcttttcatTAAAGATGTAGTTGCCATGCACATGCTTTCACACTGTCATTTtttccagaagcagcagcagagcaatgGACTATTTCTGACTTGCCCATGCAACACTCATAAGATAGAACTCGAGATAGAACTCGTAAGTTAAGGAATGTGACAGTATATAGGCTAATAGACTGTAGATCTCATCATCTGCCATTTACATGTCCATCTAAGTTCTTACCTTATCCATTCCAATAGTATGCATTTTTGTTCCAAATGAGATACTTTTATTGCTCATCTGTTAATTTTTCCCATGTTTGTATTTATATGTTCATGTACAGTGTGTACAAAGGACATAATTGATAAAATCTCCTTAGAAACCAGCTTGCTTCAGTGTGCATAAAATCATTGCTGTACAGGGCAATGCTGTAAGCTTGCGTGCAAATGCATTGCGTACCGCCATAAACAAGACCACCCTTCTTCAATGACTTGCAGTTGATGACCTTGAAACCTTCTGTAGGTCTTGGGTATACAGCAGCAACTCTCTTCTCCAAACAGACCCGACTGGTTGGTTCTTTCAGAAAGTGGGAAGTCTAGAAGACTGCTTATTTTTGGATGACCAGGTGAAACAGTGCTTCACATGCATTTTTCAGCTGTGAGGTTATGTATTAGTCCTCATTTGTACATTAGGCACTTCTTTCCAGGGAGACCGGGAAATGCTCTCTCAGAACTTGAGGGCAGGGCCAttagctttcattttattttaaaaaaacccttcttgcAGTAAGAAAGAgggattaatttattttctacagCAGTGTCTGTGCCTCAGCAAGTCCTGAAGATGGCATTGGCCTCCTGCTTCTTCATTCATCTTCAAAATCGTCCTCTGCTGTCTGATTCCTTGTAGGTGTCTGTCTGGAGGGTTCACGTCTGTCTTCTCTCTCCCTAAAACATTGTTCAGGAATAGAGATGTTAATGAAAACCACCTAAAAATTTTCCTGAAGACATGTTTTTTGTGAGAATAGTTTTTAGACTGCTCTAAGCTGACCTGGAAGCATACCAAACTGAAATTTATACATGAAGTCTTGCTGGTGATGCAAGAGATGTGTGAGCTACATGTTTTTTCTATAGCATTTGTATAGAGAAAGGGTGACTGATGTAGCTTTTCTAATCCCACTTTTCTTCCAGTGGTCTCTTTCCATCAGGAGAATAAACAAAAAGTTTTAGTCTGGGAGTGAGAATTCTGAATGCAAAGCCTACTGAGTGATGTAGGCTAGCAAGGACAGAAATAGCTATAGAGACTCCAGAGAAATGTGAAACAGCCTGGGCTTTGCTTATCAAGTACTTGTGCATGCTTGACTTGGGCTTGCTAAAATTCATTTCCAAGGTTTGGATGTTTGGGTTCTACCCCAGAGACCATGAAGGTGTCTCGAAATACTGCATGTATAGTTCATGAGAAGAGATGGGAGCCACTAGGGCAGAAACTGAAAGAACAAAACTGTGCAccctttcctttatttcttattttctcctgtgctttctGTGCAATATATTGATGCCAGAAGGAGAATTTGAACCTTTCATGAGTTCCATTCACTTTTCTAGAGAAAGGTACTTACGCCATCTCATAGTCCTTTTCCTTCTCCGCccgacagcagcagcagtaggcTATAATACCAATAACTATAATTACAGCAACAACTCCACCAATGATGCCAGCATAAAGAGCTATGTTCATGGATGCTGTATAGGAAGAGAAGAATTAGCCTTTTGCAGTGAGAATGATATCAAATGCAGTCAGCACAATAACTGGACTTAAGAGCCCACTGCCTGATGTCAGATCTTGGTGTCAGATTGAGAATGGACACTGCATTTATTGGATAAAAGCAATTGGAATTAATTCTGTACTCCATGGCTGATAAGTCTGCAGGAGCAATTAGTGATAGAGAGGAGCTCTTGGATCTGAACAACTGCTCTACTTTGTTGATGCAGTTTAGTTTCAGCCTTTTGTGGCTCAGGACTGTCTTACtctacatgattttttttgtcatcagTGAACCAACCCTACGAGTTAGAGTACTTGCTAAGTACTCTTAGCACGTTACTCTTAGCAGTCTAAGTACATTAGCACATAAACCAATGCATAGAATCTGTCTTTGAGGTTTAAGAATGCTGGTTTTTGAGAGCAGAATTTTATACTCCTATCTGCATCACCTCCATTAATCCTAGCTTAGCTAGGTAATGTTTTCTGGTACTACTCTTCCAGTAAGCAACCCAGTCTCTTACGTGGCACGACGCTGACTGTCATGTTGCAAAATTCCTTTCCCACGCTGTTTGTTGAAGTGCAGATGTAAAAGCCAGAggtatctgcagagatgttcttcAGAGTTATTTGTTGCCCTGTGGTGAAATGCAAATTGagtccaaaaaagaaaagaattaaagCAGGGAGGGAAGTGCAGACAGCAGCCGTTCAATTCCTGCCTCGGGTAGTGGGAGTGTTGAGAGGTTATTAAAGCTGATGGATCACTCTGTCTTGCTCAGGAGCTGCCATGCCGGTCCCTAGGATTCTAGCGTAATTTGTGGGAGGACAGACGGAAGTATGCTGTTCTGATTACAGGGAACATGTGTCATTTGAATAttctttttagaaagaaaattgtgGGTGGATAGTAAAGAAGTACATGTGCTTAGTGAAAGCGTTTTGTGCATTGGATTTTGCTGAGAAATGTAAGATGACCCAAGCCAGCATCTGGCTTTGAAAACTGGCCATCTGCTGAATTAACTTGTAAAACGACAAAAAGCTCTTCAATCTTCCATCCAAACCTTAAGGTTTCAGATCTGAATTGCTTAGAAGTGGGGGAAACAGTTTTCTAATTTGGGAGAAGCCACACAGgctgtgaaaataaatgaaagaaaagatatgCAGTGACAGGAGATTGATACGATACTGATGTTTTCTGTCCAGCCTACGAGTGCTGAGAACCATATGCTAAAGCTTAGCTCTGTCTATGCAAGCAGTCAGTTTTTATTTGTTACATCTCTAGCTGCTATTTGTATGTGTAGTCCATGCTTTATCTACTGATAAAGATCCAAATTCCTGCTCTAAGAGCAAAAGGCTCTGAAAACTTTTCAGTGACTTTCctggtttattttctctgtgatcTCGTTTCTTGCCAGACCACTGGGATTCTGTTTAGTCTTTGCTGGTGCCTAGCGCCAGATAGTAAAAGAGCATGCAAACCAAGAATTTACAGACTACATGCTTGataggttggtttttttaaaactctctACATACTGTCCTtgcttaattctttttttttttcccttttttcttttattgtgaTGTTTATAGCTCTTAAGAGTTGCATTCTGTAACTGGACTGTGAATCCTCCCATTTTAAATCAAAAGCAATTCATTGGCGAGTCAAATGGGAGAAAATGTGGGTCAGTTTGGAGGGGCTCCTAGGAGGATTCTGCACATTCTGCAGTGCTGGGACTTGCTTAGCGTGGGTGCTTAACACAGAAATTGTttgtagcagcagcaggacaggtaTCCTACCACCTTGGGGCAGAAGGGGACCAGTCATAATTCTACTTGGACATCGGTGCTctgatgaaaacagaaataaggtGGAAGTGGATCAGTAGAGCCTCCTGTCCCAGGGAAGAACAGGATGAGGGCAAAAGCAAGTGGGCAGCTGCTGTGCTAAGAGGATCACTGCTGATATATTCAAGGCTGTGTGTGATGCGTTGGCACCACTTAGTGGCCAGTTTAATGAATAAGGTTTGTGTCCCTGGTGCTAATTCATCTTCTGCATCATTTATGCAAGAATCAGTTAATGTGTAGTGAATATCCATCCTGTTGAGTCTGATCATACGTTGTTTACCTTCACAGTGATGGCTACAATTAAGTAAACCAGAAAGGGGAGGTTCAGATACTCAGTCTTTGTGGAGCTGTACGTAGCAGGAAGAAACAAAGTTGTTTAAACGAATTAATCTGACTCTTCTGTCACTGTTATAAAGAGTAGACCCTCATTTCTGCATAAATAGTCCTAGAAAAGGTCATTTTCATGGAAACTCAGTTCATggtttttttctagattttGACATAAagtgaaagcaaataaaatattagGGCTTGTGTGACAGTACTAAGGAACCAGCAGCCTCTTTTATGCTCTAAGCAGGAATGATGGAACTCTTTCTCATACCACCTTCCTCCATGTGAGGAGTCATCTCTGGAAGGAAAGTAGCTTCCAGAGGCAACCTTTATTTGCCTTCACCCCAGAAAGCAACCTGGTCACAGTTGAGCAAACTGGAATATAGAGACACACCAGTTAGAAAATATAATTGCTTCTGTTATGTTCCCTTTACACACAGCAATGgagaagtaattatttttaactgcTTCCAGAGTGAGACAGTTTCTCACCAGGTGAGGCCTAAAGTGAAAAACTTACTGACCATCGGGATTTCAGGTGAGAGTCCTTTCCACCCTGCTAAGTAACTCCTGTGTCTTGTATCAGAAGGACAATTTTTCAAAATCCACATAGACTTTTTCTAGAAAAAGCCTTAAGtgtatttttgtatttgcatttcaaaatctTTCCAACCCTGATCTACAAAGTCTTGCTATCTTTGAATTTCCCATACCTTCTGTTGTTTGTAGAGTACGGGGCTCATTTTGTACGTTGAAGCTTTGCCAGGTATATCTGGGCTTTGGGGAGCCCTCATGAGAAACACAAGTCAGATTGATTGTGTGTCCATATTGTGCTGTCCCCAGAATCTTGCATTCTGGCTTGGATGGTGCaactgaaggaaggaaaaaaggaaggaatgtTATTAATCAGAAGTAGTTTTTTGTTTCAACACATCTCCTAAACATCTCTGTTGATGATCTTGCAACCTACCACTTTCTTCAAAGGAACTGGAGTGAACTTGTCTGtaatttgtttctctcttcttggCAGTGGTCAGCCAGGAAGGAACTGTTAGATGCTTTTTGGGATTTGTCTAATAGAGCTGAATAACTAGAACCTTTGATAACTGGAGTATGACAAGCCATGGGGAAAGAAGAATGGCCTGTAATGAGGCAAGGCTTATTGGGGAAGTGAACAATGTCTAAAGACTAGTCAGGTATCTAAGGGAGTTGAGTGCTCTAAGCCTTGCAGTCTACTTGCATAGTAGCAGGAAAAGGCCAAAAATGGAATATTGTGGATGATGACTTtctgggaattttttttctgttacaaaaacTGTTGCCTGAACCAAGGTGGATATCAAGAGGAAGGATGGTGTTTTATCTAATGGATCTGGTGTTGCCTCTATCATACCTACCAAGGACAAAAAGAGACAAGGCTGCAGACTGCCTGGGTGGGTCACTCTTCACACGGACGCTGCATGCGTATGTTCCATTGTCTTCCATGGTCACTGCACTGATGGTGATACTGGCATCCCCATTGCTTACGCCATCGCCAAACTGTAAACGGTTTTCATAGCCCTCGCCATACTGTACAACTCCATCAAAATACCTAGTGACAGCATCATcctgggagagagggagagaaaaaattcAATCTTACTTTCTTCTGTGGTAGTCTACAACCCAAGTCAATGGATTAGATGACTctgaagagaaaagcagcttgGAAAAGGCGGCCTTAAGCTTTGATCCCAGTTTGccaaaaacccaagaaaagcagaaattcaAAGGAGTCTGGGTTTCTATCTGGAATGCCCTTCTCCCACATTATCTGATGTTAGAGACAGTTGATTTCTTTTGCTGGGGCTTATCCACTTTTCCTTTCTACGATAGGATACTGTGAGACTTGTCCAAGATCCGTATGTCAATCAAACTCCCCTATGATTACACAAACTCCCTTGCTTTAGTCCAGCAAGGATCTTCAGAGAAGACCTTGGCAGTTACTGTGAGGAGATCTCTAAAGACTGCTTCTCCTCTCAGTAATTTGCAAGAAGTCAAGAACTTTAGAGGTGTCTTTGCCTTGAAGTAATCTATGTAAATGTAGGAGACCTCAAGAATCTCTCCATGTATTATTATCATCAACTTAAAACTTTTTAGATAGTATCAAAGGTATGAATATATATAAGTGTATATGTATAATACATAGACTTTTAAATATACATGTCTTTTTATAAAGTATCAGAGTATTTCACATATTTTAAGAGAGTTTTAATAAATACAGAGGTTTTAATAAAACCCTACAGAGTTTTAAGTAAAGagagtttttaataaaaactcaGGGTAGATACAGTGATGTATTCTTAATACACAGTTGCAAGaccaagaaagaggaaagagaagggtGAGTGCTTGCCTAATCCCATGCAGTAGATTTGGGATAAATGGCATCTAGAATCAGAGTTTGTTTGTATAGTTCTGAGGTTAAAGAAGGTCTTGAAGGAATCTTTTTCTTCCAACACAACACACATTCCCACCCGCAGTCCTGCTTCTATCTCTTCTCTCACAGCCCTCTTGGATACCTTATTATATGTTTGTATATGCAGCTTTGTTTACCTTGCTATCTATTTTCTTCCAGACGACAAAGTCTCCTGAGGTAACAGAAGCCTCCGTCTTAAAATTACAGCGGAGAGTAGCGTTGCTCCCTCGTGCCACCTGTATTTCCTTGTCAGGTGTTTCCACAGTGAGGGCATGAGCGGTTGCCAGAACTGGGAAGAGAATAAATTCTGCAGTCAGCAAAATTAACATCATCTGGATTCCATGTTTTGTCTCTTTGGcttttgtacgtgccacaaccTCCCCACATTTCCTCTGTCATCTGTGACATTCCTCACTGAACAAGACATGATGTATGCCGGGGCTGATTGACTATGGGAAGCTGCTGCACTAGGTGGCTAAGAGCCAAACTCTGCTGTCTTTTCcatgcttctctcttctttacTTGAACATACATTACCATAGAGTTTATAAAGatgtaggtttttttctgagctgtCTTTCTCTATGACTGACATTCCATGCCACTTCTAAATGTACAGAGGTAGACAGATAAACAGATAATACAAGTGCATCAGCAGTCTTAAGGATTCAGGCTAAACTAACAAATTCATATTGTCACATTTCAGGGGTTAGGAAAACTTGCATCAATCCAAATCCATACAGAACTGACGT
Above is a window of Colius striatus isolate bColStr4 chromosome 1, bColStr4.1.hap1, whole genome shotgun sequence DNA encoding:
- the GPA33 gene encoding cell surface A33 antigen, translated to MRRMSMKRLWLFTFSAILATAHALTVETPDKEIQVARGSNATLRCNFKTEASVTSGDFVVWKKIDSKDDAVTRYFDGVVQYGEGYENRLQFGDGVSNGDASITISAVTMEDNGTYACSVRVKSDPPRQSAALSLFVLVAPSKPECKILGTAQYGHTINLTCVSHEGSPKPRYTWQSFNVQNEPRTLQTTEGQQITLKNISADTSGFYICTSTNSVGKEFCNMTVSVVPPSMNIALYAGIIGGVVAVIIVIGIIAYCCCCRAEKEKDYEMAEREDRREPSRQTPTRNQTAEDDFEDE